Proteins encoded within one genomic window of Alcanivorax sp. REN37:
- the gloA gene encoding lactoylglutathione lyase: MAQHFDTGPGLCDAPDAVTTDYRLTQTMLRIKDPALSLDFYTRVLGMRLVRRLDFPEMKFSLYFIGFIPASEDHAVPSDDLARTTYTFNRDNLLELTHNWGTEDDADFSYHDGNQDPRGFGHIGITVPDVYAASERFEQLGVPFVKRPDDGKMKGLAFIKDPDGYWIEVIQADMVERQARTGDAA; encoded by the coding sequence ATGGCACAACATTTCGATACCGGCCCCGGCCTGTGTGATGCCCCCGATGCGGTGACCACCGATTACCGCCTGACGCAAACCATGCTGCGCATCAAGGACCCGGCGCTGAGCCTGGATTTCTACACCCGCGTGCTCGGTATGCGGCTGGTCCGGCGGCTGGATTTCCCGGAAATGAAGTTCTCGCTGTACTTCATCGGTTTTATTCCCGCCAGCGAAGACCACGCGGTGCCCAGCGATGACTTGGCGCGCACCACCTACACCTTTAATCGCGACAACCTGCTGGAGCTGACCCACAACTGGGGCACCGAGGACGACGCTGATTTCAGCTACCACGACGGCAACCAAGACCCGCGCGGTTTTGGCCACATCGGCATCACGGTGCCGGATGTGTACGCCGCCAGTGAACGCTTCGAACAACTCGGAGTGCCGTTCGTGAAGCGTCCCGATGACGGCAAAATGAAGGGCTTGGCGTTCATCAAAGACCCGGACGGCTACTGGATTGAAGTGATCCAAGCCGACATGGTGGAACGCCAAGCGCGTACCGGAGACGCCGCCTGA
- a CDS encoding response regulator transcription factor, which translates to MADCRRVAIFIGAAMASGRHRGCAAGAGALHWPLGTLMESTVNLLLIEDDPLVAEGILAGLELGGARICWAADLRRATPLCVEQAWDTIILDLSLPDGDGLEWLRQQRQRGVRTPVLILTARDAIPQRVAGLNAGADDYLTKPFDLDELIARVRALHRRAQPHLAHVIEHGPLRVQLEQRRVLWHDQPVTLSRREWVLLEALLRARGALLSAAQLHERLYDLDTQVESNALNVHLYNLRRKLDSRLVITERNLGYRLASLAELEDNAP; encoded by the coding sequence GTGGCCGATTGCCGCCGCGTCGCCATTTTTATCGGCGCGGCGATGGCCAGTGGCCGCCACCGTGGCTGTGCCGCTGGCGCCGGCGCACTACACTGGCCGCTGGGCACGCTGATGGAGAGCACTGTGAACCTGCTGCTGATCGAGGACGACCCGCTGGTGGCGGAAGGCATCCTGGCTGGACTGGAGCTGGGCGGTGCGCGCATCTGCTGGGCCGCCGATCTGCGCCGCGCCACGCCGCTGTGCGTGGAACAGGCCTGGGACACTATCATCCTCGACCTGTCGCTGCCGGACGGCGATGGCCTCGAATGGCTGCGCCAGCAACGCCAGCGCGGTGTGCGCACCCCAGTATTGATACTCACCGCCCGGGACGCCATTCCGCAGCGGGTGGCGGGTCTTAACGCCGGCGCCGACGACTACCTCACCAAACCGTTTGATCTGGACGAACTGATTGCCCGCGTGCGCGCGCTGCACCGCCGCGCCCAGCCGCACTTGGCCCATGTCATTGAGCACGGTCCGCTGCGGGTGCAACTGGAGCAGCGCCGAGTGCTGTGGCACGACCAGCCGGTAACGCTATCGCGGCGCGAATGGGTGCTGCTGGAAGCGCTGCTGCGTGCCCGCGGCGCGCTGTTGTCCGCCGCGCAATTGCATGAGCGGCTCTACGATCTCGATACCCAGGTGGAGAGCAACGCGCTCAATGTTCACCTCTACAATTTGCGCCGCAAACTCGACAGCCGGTTGGTGATCACCGAGCGCAATCTTGGTTACCGGCTGGCCAGCCTGGCGGAACTGGAGGACAACGCGCCGTGA
- a CDS encoding histidine kinase dimerization/phospho-acceptor domain-containing protein, translating into MSLRLKLMLTLGLSLTLLWVATAVWVFEGISRRIDDTLDQRLVASAHMISNLIGQLPVTDLGELEAVQSVVAGVQGVACQVRSRTGSLLLQTHPLLPADARSPAPGWSRLELDGTVWRLYTLDRHGILVSTADRLDERQALRNSFLTGTALSFTVALLGSLALLWLILTRTFRPLSRLTGTLAGLSPTDLAPLPDRDLPLEIVPLVRTINGLFARFGDTLERETRFTSNAAHELRTPLTAAKTQLQLVQRAAPERRAHHLSRAEHALERLERIINQLLTLARIDSDQVDTRPGPASVGSVLEELAAHYPIAPVLSVSSADRARLTPIDSDLWQVAVRNLVDNALCHGDGLLRMQVQHQHGQLQVQLCNRLADGAQLPAAAGERFRRGPTSQGAGLGLSIVEALCRRYAGQLTLDPGTDTLTVVLTFPAAAAVPV; encoded by the coding sequence GTGAGCCTGCGCCTGAAACTGATGCTGACGCTGGGCCTGTCGCTGACGCTGCTGTGGGTGGCCACCGCGGTGTGGGTGTTCGAGGGCATCAGCCGCCGCATTGATGACACCCTCGACCAGCGGCTGGTGGCATCGGCGCACATGATCAGTAACCTGATCGGCCAACTGCCAGTGACCGACCTCGGCGAATTGGAGGCCGTGCAGAGCGTGGTGGCCGGGGTGCAAGGGGTCGCGTGTCAGGTGCGCAGCCGCACCGGCAGCCTGCTGCTGCAGACCCACCCGCTGCTGCCCGCCGACGCCCGCAGTCCTGCACCAGGCTGGAGCCGGCTGGAGCTGGACGGCACCGTGTGGCGACTCTACACCCTCGACCGCCACGGCATTTTAGTGTCCACCGCTGACCGTCTCGATGAGCGGCAAGCGCTGCGCAACAGCTTCCTCACCGGTACCGCGCTGTCGTTCACAGTGGCGCTGCTTGGTTCGCTGGCGCTGTTGTGGCTGATCCTTACCCGCACCTTCCGGCCGCTGTCGCGCCTGACCGGCACCCTCGCCGGCCTCAGCCCCACCGACTTGGCACCGCTGCCCGACCGCGATCTGCCGCTGGAAATCGTGCCGCTGGTGCGCACTATTAATGGCCTGTTCGCTCGCTTCGGCGACACCCTGGAGCGCGAAACCCGCTTCACCAGCAACGCGGCCCACGAGCTGCGTACCCCGCTCACCGCCGCCAAAACTCAGCTGCAACTGGTGCAGCGGGCAGCGCCGGAACGCCGCGCCCACCACCTCAGCCGTGCCGAGCATGCGCTGGAGCGGCTGGAACGCATCATCAACCAGCTGCTGACACTGGCCCGCATCGACAGCGACCAAGTCGATACCCGCCCCGGCCCCGCCAGCGTTGGCAGTGTGTTGGAGGAGCTGGCGGCCCACTATCCGATTGCGCCAGTGTTATCGGTGAGCAGCGCCGACCGCGCGCGGTTGACGCCGATCGACAGCGACCTGTGGCAGGTGGCGGTGCGCAATCTGGTCGACAACGCGCTCTGCCACGGCGACGGTTTGTTGCGCATGCAGGTACAACACCAGCACGGGCAATTGCAGGTACAGCTGTGCAACCGCCTCGCCGATGGCGCGCAGCTGCCGGCCGCCGCCGGCGAGCGGTTCCGGCGCGGGCCCACTAGCCAGGGCGCCGGCCTCGGGTTGTCCATTGTCGAGGCGCTGTGCCGACGGTACGCTGGCCAGCTCACGCTGGACCCCGGCACCGATACCCTGACTGTGGTCCTGACGTTCCCGGCGGCTGCTGCCGTCCCTGTCTGA
- the dsbG gene encoding thiol:disulfide interchange protein DsbG, translating into MNFKTLAALAVLTPAAALAAELPAPLKALEGHGAELVRTFETGTPMKGYLFSAQGQFFTAYLDEKGQYAIVGAMLDSNGNNASESVIAGVEAERLQDAWASLENSNWVAEGSDKAERIVYTFTDPNCPFCHRFWEAAQPWVKAGKVQLRHVVVAILRPDSLNKAAAIMADRNPGAAMGRHNQSFNDGGITPANAVDTATRARIMANNDLMRNLGVTGTPASFYLDNGATRMVSGFPRGDQLQALMGSPQPR; encoded by the coding sequence ATGAACTTCAAGACACTGGCGGCGTTGGCCGTTCTGACCCCAGCGGCGGCCTTGGCGGCAGAGCTGCCGGCACCGCTGAAAGCACTGGAAGGCCACGGCGCCGAGCTGGTGCGCACGTTCGAGACGGGCACCCCGATGAAGGGTTACCTGTTCAGCGCCCAGGGCCAGTTCTTCACCGCCTATCTGGATGAGAAAGGCCAGTACGCCATTGTTGGGGCCATGCTCGATAGCAACGGCAACAACGCCAGCGAATCGGTGATTGCCGGTGTCGAAGCCGAGCGGCTGCAAGACGCTTGGGCGTCGCTGGAAAACAGCAACTGGGTGGCGGAAGGCTCCGACAAGGCTGAGCGCATTGTCTACACCTTCACCGACCCCAACTGCCCGTTCTGCCACCGCTTCTGGGAAGCAGCGCAGCCATGGGTGAAAGCCGGCAAGGTCCAACTGCGGCACGTGGTGGTGGCGATCCTGCGTCCCGATAGCCTCAACAAGGCGGCGGCGATCATGGCTGACCGCAACCCTGGCGCCGCCATGGGCCGCCACAACCAAAGCTTCAATGACGGCGGCATCACCCCGGCCAACGCGGTGGACACGGCCACTCGCGCGCGCATCATGGCCAACAACGACCTGATGCGTAACCTGGGCGTCACCGGCACGCCGGCGTCGTTCTACCTGGACAACGGCGCTACCCGCATGGTGTCCGGCTTCCCACGCGGCGATCAGCTGCAAGCGTTGATGGGCAGCCCACAACCACGTTGA
- a CDS encoding TlpA family protein disulfide reductase, translating into MNSWSLGPLVISAQQIPVLLTLLVGLLLGWWWQRKAPLVDGQRSLIDRLFTVLWVAAVGARLVFVLRFAATYAAEPWSIIDIRDGGWDWRGGAAGAALALVWITARAGAARALWVRYAVVLGVVMMFSSVVRVALTPEQVTLPTVTLHSFDGESFGSTELLDGRPMVINFWASWCPPCRREMPVLEAAQQALPQYRFVFVNQSEPLAQAQSFLAEAAPGLTDVYQDAYGRLSQELGSQALPTTVFVNAEGVVVTAHLGELSAASLQDRLRRLDPHFEGVTR; encoded by the coding sequence ATGAACAGTTGGAGTCTGGGCCCGCTGGTGATCAGCGCTCAGCAGATTCCGGTGTTGCTGACACTGCTGGTAGGTCTGCTGCTGGGCTGGTGGTGGCAACGCAAGGCGCCATTGGTGGATGGGCAGCGCAGCCTGATTGATCGCCTGTTCACGGTACTTTGGGTGGCAGCAGTGGGAGCGCGGTTGGTGTTCGTGCTACGGTTCGCCGCCACTTATGCGGCGGAACCGTGGAGCATCATCGACATCCGTGATGGCGGCTGGGACTGGCGCGGTGGCGCCGCCGGTGCGGCATTGGCACTGGTGTGGATCACCGCCCGTGCCGGTGCTGCCCGCGCGCTGTGGGTACGTTACGCGGTGGTGCTGGGCGTGGTGATGATGTTCTCCAGCGTGGTGCGGGTGGCGCTGACGCCGGAGCAGGTGACGCTGCCGACGGTGACGCTGCACAGTTTTGATGGCGAGAGCTTTGGCTCCACCGAACTGCTCGACGGGCGGCCGATGGTGATTAACTTTTGGGCCAGCTGGTGCCCGCCGTGCCGCCGTGAAATGCCGGTGCTGGAAGCCGCGCAACAGGCGCTGCCGCAGTACCGTTTTGTATTTGTGAATCAGTCCGAACCGCTGGCCCAAGCGCAGTCTTTTCTGGCCGAGGCCGCGCCCGGGCTGACCGATGTGTACCAAGACGCCTACGGGCGCCTATCCCAGGAGCTCGGCTCGCAGGCGCTGCCGACTACGGTGTTCGTCAATGCCGAAGGCGTTGTGGTCACCGCTCACCTGGGCGAACTGTCTGCCGCGTCGCTGCAGGATCGTCTGCGGCGGCTGGATCCGCACTTTGAGGGAGTAACTCGATGA